From Candidatus Bathyarchaeota archaeon, a single genomic window includes:
- a CDS encoding tryptophan--tRNA ligase: MSNEEEMIVTPWEVKGKIDYEKLIRKFGTHPITDKLLKRIQKHAGELHPQLRRKLFFSHRDLDVVLDLYEKGKKFVLYTGRGPSGSVHIGHLVPWIFTKYLQDKFKTTLYFQMTDDEKFVIEQDLKLGETANFAYDNALDLIALGFKPENTCIIFDVKDIALLYDIALEVAKRVTYSTAKAVFGFQDSTNIGWIFWPAIQSVPCFIHAKLTGENVPSLIPAAIDQDPFWRVTRDVAPKLGYYKPAQIHCRFVPGLGKGGKMSAREPETCIFTTDTPKIIKKKIWNAFTGGKPTIKEQRKLGGEPDICTIYQYFLYLFEGSDERLVELARECRSGETICGDCKTLLTERVTKFLIEHQEKREKAKDIIEEFFIKH; encoded by the coding sequence ATGTCCAACGAAGAGGAAATGATCGTTACTCCATGGGAAGTAAAAGGCAAAATTGACTATGAAAAACTTATTCGCAAATTCGGCACGCACCCCATAACTGACAAACTACTAAAAAGAATCCAGAAACACGCGGGGGAACTCCACCCGCAGCTGCGACGAAAACTGTTCTTTTCCCACCGAGACCTAGACGTCGTATTAGACCTCTACGAGAAGGGCAAAAAGTTCGTTCTATACACTGGCAGAGGACCCTCAGGCTCCGTTCACATAGGCCATCTTGTCCCATGGATCTTTACAAAATATCTCCAAGACAAATTCAAAACAACGCTCTACTTTCAAATGACTGATGATGAAAAATTCGTTATTGAACAAGATCTTAAGCTTGGCGAAACAGCAAATTTTGCTTACGATAACGCGCTAGACCTCATTGCACTGGGGTTCAAACCGGAAAACACGTGCATCATTTTCGACGTCAAAGACATAGCTCTTCTCTACGACATAGCCTTAGAAGTCGCCAAACGCGTTACCTACTCAACAGCAAAGGCAGTTTTCGGCTTCCAAGACAGCACAAACATTGGATGGATTTTCTGGCCAGCAATCCAGTCGGTTCCCTGTTTTATCCACGCTAAACTCACCGGCGAAAACGTGCCCAGCCTCATTCCAGCCGCCATTGACCAAGATCCGTTCTGGCGTGTTACCCGAGACGTAGCACCCAAACTAGGCTACTACAAGCCAGCCCAAATCCACTGCCGCTTCGTACCTGGCCTCGGAAAAGGCGGAAAAATGAGTGCAAGAGAACCAGAAACATGCATATTCACAACTGACACTCCAAAAATAATCAAAAAGAAAATCTGGAATGCATTCACTGGAGGCAAACCCACCATTAAAGAACAGAGAAAGCTCGGCGGCGAACCCGACATCTGCACAATATACCAATACTTTCTCTATCTCTTCGAAGGGAGCGACGAAAGGCTTGTCGAGCTGGCAAGAGAGTGCAGATCTGGAGAAACAATCTGTGGCGATTGCAAAACCCTACTGACGGAAAGAGTAACGAAATTCCTTATAGAACACCAAGAGAAAAGAGAAAAGGCCAAAGACATAATCGAGGAGTTTTTCATAAAACACTAA